Within Falsibacillus albus, the genomic segment GGCAAGGTGCTCTGTCAACGCTCCAATACCCGGTCCAACCTCGATCGACCCTGACTTCTCTGTAAGTCCCGCGTATTCAGTTATTTTTCTTAATATATTGGGATCGATCAAAAAGTTCTGCCCTAAACTCTTTTTAAATGAAAAACCGTATTTCTTTAATATTTCTTTTGTTCGGATGGGTGTCGCTATATCTTTATGCATCTTGCTCCTCCTGTATGACCTTACTTATCGCATCGGCAAAAGCTTCTTTTGTAATTTGAAACATCATCAGTCTTTTGTGAAGCTGTTTTCCATTCGTATAGCCTATTTTAAGGACTTCACCCAATCGTGTACGCCTCTCCTTGGAACGCGTGCCCCCGATCAGACCGGCATCGATTAGGTCCTCCTGGGTGATGAGCTCCTGAATGGGAGAATCCATGATGTGAGCATCCTTTAACGCTTCTCTTATCGATTCGCACGTTGCATGCTCAACGCCGATTCCTTTTCCCGCTTTTGGCTTTGCTTCATTTTTAGGGATAAAAGCGTGCTTGCAGCCGGAAACTTCCGCAGCAATGGTCTTGCGTATTTTCTCCCCTGGATAATCGGGATCTGTGAAGATGATGACGCCTCGTGTACGCTGTGCCAGCCGAATTTT encodes:
- the rnmV gene encoding ribonuclease M5, with amino-acid sequence MKIKEIIVVEGKDDTTAIQRAVEADTIETNGSAVSQETIEKIRLAQRTRGVIIFTDPDYPGEKIRKTIAAEVSGCKHAFIPKNEAKPKAGKGIGVEHATCESIREALKDAHIMDSPIQELITQEDLIDAGLIGGTRSKERRTRLGEVLKIGYTNGKQLHKRLMMFQITKEAFADAISKVIQEEQDA